The genomic DNA TGAAGCCGTTTTGCTTTACTCGCTGCTCATCCTCTGAAAAAGCAAAAGCGGTTACGGCAATAATAGGAATGTCGGAGTCTTCTTTTCTGATTTCGACAGTTGCCTCATATCCGTCCATGTCCGGCATCTTGAGATCCATCAGGATAAGGTCGGGACGGTGTTCGCGATAAAGCCGGACGGCTTCGTTACCATCGTGGGCATGCAATAGGTCGTATTCTTTCAGGACCGCACGGATCAGTATGTAGTTGCTTTCGTTGTCTTCTGCGATCAGCAGCGTCGCTTTTTTCGGATTCGTGTTGTCGATTACAGCATCTTCGTTTACCGCCGTTTTTATCGACTGAACGTCAATGCCATGAATGACGGTATCCGGCAAAGTGAACCAGAAAGTCGAACCTTTCCCCAATTGGGATTCCACACCGATCTCACCGCCCATTTTTTTGACGATCATCTGGCAGATGGCAAGTCCCAGGCCTGTTCCTTGTGCAAAGCTGTTCAGCTTTACGAAACGGTTGAACACAAGATCTTTCTTCTCCGGTTCTATGCCACATCCCGTATCTCTGACGTAGAGTAACAGTTTATCGTCTTTATGCCGGTAGCCGAACCGGATGCTTCCTTCTTTCGTAAACTTGATCGCGTTGTTGATGAAGTTCGTGATGACTTGTGCCAATCGGTTCTTGTCCGACATGATGATGCAATAAGGCATTTTTTCGACAAAAGAAATCTGTACCCCTTCGGGTGCTTTTAGGCGGGACGATTGCTCGATATCGGATAATAGGGCGTTGATGTCTATCTCAGAGTCGATAAATTCCAATGTGCCGGCCTCGATTTTGGCTACGTCCAGGATATCGTTGATTAGTTGCAGGAGCAATTCATTGTTGCTGCTGATGATATTGATATATTCATTCCGTTCCTCTTCGTCCTCCGCCATGGTCAGCAGGTTGGAGAAACCGACAATTGCATTCAGCGGCGTACGGATCTCATGGCTCATATTGGCCAGGAAAGCCGATTTCAAACGGTCGGATTCTTCTGCCTTGTCTTTGGCTTTTCTCAGTTCTATTTCGTCTTCTTTCTGTTTGTCGATCAGGATCAGTAATTTATTTTTCAGCTTGCTGGTGCGCAGGTAAAAGTAAAGCACCATGATCAGGAACAGTAACAACACGATTGCGACCAACAATAGGATTTCAAATTTATATTGGACGAATAATCCTACCTCGGTATTAATAAATACGGAATGAGGAGGCAGTTCTTTTGTCGAGATGTGCCTTTCTTTCAGTTTCTTGGCATCGAATGTATATAGGTTCGGAATTGTTTCTGTGTCCAATTTTTCAGGATGTTCCTTTAAAAGGTGGAGAGCCTGACGGGCCAGATCTTTTCCTATGGAGCGGTATTGGGGTATACAGCCTCCGATTGCCCAATGCCCCAGCCCGATGGAAGTCAGTGAAAATGCCGGTACTTTGGGATTTGCCAACATCATGGTGTAAGTTGCGTTGCCGACATAGTATCCGTCATTGACGTCTACACGCCAGGTTCCCAGAAGAATGATGCTTTGCGGGGGTAACTGCTTGATCTCCTCGATGATGTTATAGATGTCGTTCTTACGCCCGTCCAAAGGGATGAAGTCTATCCCCTTTATTTTGCCGATTTCCTTTTTTACCAGGGCTTGGAGAGAAATACCGCCATAGCTGTTGTCTGTGATAAGGGCAAAATGTTTGGTGCTCGGATACAATTTCCGGACCAGTTCTATATTGGCTTTGATATCATAGTTGTAGACGAATCCAGCCAGGTTTCTTCTCTTGTTTTTCAGGTCTTCTACATTTACACTTTCGGGAGTCCATTCCGCTACGTTTATATTACTGTCAGGTAATAAGACGGCATTTCGGCTGACCATGCCGCAAAGTATCGGAATATCTCGGATTATGCTGTCATCTTGAGAAAGGTAGGAGGCCCATCCTTCTTGTCCGAGTATAACGATCAGGTTAGGGCTGTTTTCTCCCTGATATTTGTTCAGCAGTTTACGCATTCTTTCCTTCCAGAGGGGAGCTTCGGGCAGGCTTTTGCAGTTCATGTTCTCGATTACGACAGGCGAGTTTCCCCCCTGTTTCTTATACTCTTCCATGAATTCGGAAATATTTTGCGTCGTATTGCGTGTGTCGGGATTGTAAGAGCTGATGATCAGGATAGGGTTATTTTCATCAGCATGGACCCGGCATGTGAAGAGTAGGCATATGACAGTGAAAAAAAATAGCCATCTGTACATTACTTTGTAGTCTGATGATTTGCCCATTAAGTAAATATTATTCTAAACTCCCAAATAGATTCCTTTTGAATCCCGCATGCAAAAATAGGAATTATTTGGTATAAGCTTACATAAATCAACACTTTTCTAAAATTCGATCATGAGTCCTATGCTGGGTAATAGGGTCCCGGTACGTCGTTCTACAGGTTTTAGTTCATATCGTTGTTGGTCGAGAGGTGCGTCCGGATTTAGGATTTTACCTGTTTTGATATACACATCCTGTTCTTTATATTTGGAATTCAGAATATTCTGAATGTCAATATAGGCCCCCAACATGAACTTTTTCAGATAGAAGGTCTTGTCTATCCGGATATCCAGTTGGGTGAAAGGTTTTAACCGTTCGCTGTTGAAGCGGCTGTAATCGTAATAGAGACTGCCGCTGGCGTCCCAAGCTTCGACCAGGCTACTTTTTTCAACATCGTAAGGGGTATAGGGCGCACCGCCCACAACTCTTAGTTTGGCTCCGATATCCCAGTTTTTAGGCAGTGCGTAGGTCCCGCTGAATGTAAAGAGATGGCGGTTGTCCCAAGCTGACGGAATGTATTTTCTGCTCCCGCGTCCATCCTTGAATTCGCTCCGTACATAGGTGTAAGAAGCGATAAAGGTCAGTCCTTTATAATTATACCACCGTCCGGTAAGTTCGAGGCCGTATGCTCTTCCTGTGGCGGTCGAGCTGACCGCTTCGTTTCCTAAAACCCCGTAGTCCGTACCTTTAGAGGCGAGTGGAATGCTATCGACTAATGACATCGGGTATTGGTCGTATTTCTTGTAAAAACCTTCTGCCGAGAATTTCAGATATGAGGAAGGGCGATACTCCAGTCCGAGTCCTGCCTGGTCGCTTCGGATATAAGTCAGGTGGTTGGCTTTATTCAGGTAATTACCTTGATTGTCTTTGAATCCTAGAACCGTGTAAGGTGGCAATTCGTAATATCTGCCGATGCTTCCGTTCAGATAGACCGCTCCAAACAAACGGTAGGAAAGGGAGAGACGGGGCGAGAGTTGATCCAGGAGGTTGTTCATCTCCGGCGAATAGTCGTTGGCATCCGCCCGTACTCCTAAAGAAGCGGTGAAACGCTCGTTGTCGCTTTCGTATATGGCTGTGGCATAAAGCCCCCATTTCAAAAGTCCTAGATCTGTGTGATAGTTGATCACTCTGGGGATCGTGGTGAACTGTTTCTGGTATGTACGATTGGTGTAGGTCGCATATTCGAGGTTTCCGCCGACATTCAGCCGGAAGAAAGGAAAACGGAATATATTTTCACTGCGCAGTTTATTTTCGATTTCGTCCGAACGGTAATTGAGAGTCAGGTTCTCTTCCGAACTTTCGTCATTATCCCTGTATTTGATATTCTTATTGTTTAACTGGCTCCGGCTGACAATTAGCGAATAGATGTTTTTGCCAGAGTAATGTTTGTAAACAGCTCCTAATGTGTATGTCTTTTGCTTGACCACCGGCAGGTAGGCTAAGATATACTGGTTCTTTTCACTCATGTCTTCCATACCGGTGTTGAGTTTCATGTCGTCTATGGCTCCCAATCCCAGAATAGCCAGTTCGTTTTTCCGGTCGAATGTATGTTTCACTTTGAATTGTGCGTCTGTGAAGGTCGGCAGGAAAGGCAGCCCGATCATGTCGAACAGGAACTGAAGGTATGAACGGCGAATAGACACTTGGTAGGTCGTCTTCTTGCCGGCCGGTCCGTTGGCAGAGAATCCGATATCCGAAGCTCCTATCACTCCCCGTA from Parabacteroides merdae ATCC 43184 includes the following:
- a CDS encoding ATP-binding protein, which encodes MGKSSDYKVMYRWLFFFTVICLLFTCRVHADENNPILIISSYNPDTRNTTQNISEFMEEYKKQGGNSPVVIENMNCKSLPEAPLWKERMRKLLNKYQGENSPNLIVILGQEGWASYLSQDDSIIRDIPILCGMVSRNAVLLPDSNINVAEWTPESVNVEDLKNKRRNLAGFVYNYDIKANIELVRKLYPSTKHFALITDNSYGGISLQALVKKEIGKIKGIDFIPLDGRKNDIYNIIEEIKQLPPQSIILLGTWRVDVNDGYYVGNATYTMMLANPKVPAFSLTSIGLGHWAIGGCIPQYRSIGKDLARQALHLLKEHPEKLDTETIPNLYTFDAKKLKERHISTKELPPHSVFINTEVGLFVQYKFEILLLVAIVLLLFLIMVLYFYLRTSKLKNKLLILIDKQKEDEIELRKAKDKAEESDRLKSAFLANMSHEIRTPLNAIVGFSNLLTMAEDEEERNEYINIISSNNELLLQLINDILDVAKIEAGTLEFIDSEIDINALLSDIEQSSRLKAPEGVQISFVEKMPYCIIMSDKNRLAQVITNFINNAIKFTKEGSIRFGYRHKDDKLLLYVRDTGCGIEPEKKDLVFNRFVKLNSFAQGTGLGLAICQMIVKKMGGEIGVESQLGKGSTFWFTLPDTVIHGIDVQSIKTAVNEDAVIDNTNPKKATLLIAEDNESNYILIRAVLKEYDLLHAHDGNEAVRLYREHRPDLILMDLKMPDMDGYEATVEIRKEDSDIPIIAVTAFAFSEDEQRVKQNGFNGYAAKPIKPAELKKIIVQYLSLTTHASGEIAK
- a CDS encoding TonB-dependent receptor, with protein sequence MTKKFIFLLLLMFTGLQIMQAQQTYSIKGIVKDAANGEPVSFANVVIWNTIEGTVTDSIGQFEITGVSPGSYRLQASFIGYKPTVTAEFRISNKDMFFPIELEESSESLQEVSIVASPFRKTAESPLGLRVIGFKEIEKSAGGNRDISRVVQSFPGVASTAAFRNDLMVRGGGPSENRFFLDGVEIPNINHFSTQGASGGPVGIINPDFIREVDFYSAAYPAARGNALSSVLDFKLQDGNKEKFSLRGVIGASDIGFSANGPAGKKTTYQVSIRRSYLQFLFDMIGLPFLPTFTDAQFKVKHTFDRKNELAILGLGAIDDMKLNTGMEDMSEKNQYILAYLPVVKQKTYTLGAVYKHYSGKNIYSLIVSRSQLNNKNIKYRDNDESSEENLTLNYRSDEIENKLRSENIFRFPFFRLNVGGNLEYATYTNRTYQKQFTTIPRVINYHTDLGLLKWGLYATAIYESDNERFTASLGVRADANDYSPEMNNLLDQLSPRLSLSYRLFGAVYLNGSIGRYYELPPYTVLGFKDNQGNYLNKANHLTYIRSDQAGLGLEYRPSSYLKFSAEGFYKKYDQYPMSLVDSIPLASKGTDYGVLGNEAVSSTATGRAYGLELTGRWYNYKGLTFIASYTYVRSEFKDGRGSRKYIPSAWDNRHLFTFSGTYALPKNWDIGAKLRVVGGAPYTPYDVEKSSLVEAWDASGSLYYDYSRFNSERLKPFTQLDIRIDKTFYLKKFMLGAYIDIQNILNSKYKEQDVYIKTGKILNPDAPLDQQRYELKPVERRTGTLLPSIGLMIEF